A single region of the Ictalurus punctatus breed USDA103 chromosome 17, Coco_2.0, whole genome shotgun sequence genome encodes:
- the klc3 gene encoding kinesin light chain 3 isoform X2, whose amino-acid sequence MLGTSRTGLSLATAMLSAEEILSSTRQVIAGLEALRGENRTLLDNLQEKLLSRTTSDSNNLDEEKSGIILQSLDRIELGLGEAQMMMALSTHLGSLEAEKQKLRAQVRRLCQENQWLRDELAGAQLKLQEREQDVVTLEEQNKHLQFMSSIRKYDQDELVPEDKDSLSVKESLDDLFPTDEEEQTQISQPHRSAVTAAHQTGYEIPARLRTLHNLVIQYASQGRYEVAVPLCKQALEDLEKTSGHSHPDVATMLNILALVYRDQNKYKEAATLLNDALTIREETLGMDHPAVAATLNNLAVLYGKRGKYKEAEPLCKRALEIREKVLGKDHPDVAKQLNNLALLCQNQGKYQEVEDYYERALQIYQNQLGPDDANVAKTKNNLASCYLKQGKYRQAEALYKEILTRAHEKEFGSVEGDGRPAWVHTKEGSSRQEGLKRSGSFTKLRESLRRSSEKLVKKLKGAGTQETAPRNPGMKRANSLNVLNVGIRGSQDTGRNLNRLTDSRALSSSTQSLARRSSLSGEG is encoded by the exons ATGCTGGGAACGAGTAGAACAG GGCTGAGTTTAGCCACAGCCATGTTGTCAGCAGAGGAGATCTTGAGCAGCACACGGCAGGTGATCGCAGGACTTGAGGCTCTGCGTGGGGAGAATCGCACGCTGCTGGACAACTTGCAGGAGAAGCTACTGAGCCGAACGACCAGTGATAGCAACAACCTAGATGAGGAGAAGAGTGGCATCATTTTACAGTCCCTGGACAGAATCGAACTGGGATTAGGGGAGGCACAG ATGATGATGGCTCTGTCGACACACCTGGGTTCTCTGGAGGCAGAGAAGCAGAAACTGCGTGCTCAGGTGAGGAGGCTGTGCCAGGAGAACCAGTGGCTGCGAGATGagctggctggagctcagctgAAGCTGCAGGAGCGTGAGCAGGATGTGGTAACGCTAGAGGAGCAGAACAAACACCTGCAGTTCATGAGCAGCATCCGCAAGTACGACCAAGACGAACTGGTGCCG GAGGATAAAGACAGTCTCTCAGTTAAGGAGTCCCTTGATGATCTCTTTCCCACTGACGAAGAAGAGCAAACACAAA TTTCTCAGCCACACCGCAGTGCTGTAACTGCAGCCCACCAAACAGGGTATGAGATCCCTGCCAGACTTAGAACCCTACACAACCTGGTGATTCAGTATGCCTCTCAGGGCCGCTATGAGGTAGCCGTGCCGCTTTGCAAACAGGCGCTAGAGGACCTGGAGAAAACCTCTGGGCACAGCCATCCAGATGTGGCCACTATGTTAAACATCTTGGCTCTTGTGTACAG GGACCAGAACAAATATAAAGAAGCTGCCACTCTGCTGAACGATGCATTGACAATACGTGAGGAGACACTTGGCATGGATCACCCAGCA gTTGCAGCTACTCTCAATAATCTGGCCGTGCTCTATGGCAAAAGAGGGAAGTATAAAGAAGCAGAGCCTCTGTGCAAGAGAGCACTGGAGATCAGGGAAAAG GTGCTGGGGAAAGATCACCCTGATGTAGCAAAGCAGCTCAATAATCTGGCTCTGCTATGCCAGAACCAGGGCAAGTACCAGGAGGTCGAGGACTACTACGAGAGAGCCCTGCAAATTTACCAGAATCAGCTGGGCCCAGATGATGCCAATGTTGCCAAAACCAAAAATAACCTG GCCTCATGCTACCTCAAGCAGGGGAAGTACAGACAAGCTGAAGCTCTGTATAAAGAGATCCTGACACGTGCTCATGAGAAGGAGTTTGGATCAGTGGAGG GAGACGGAAGACCAGCTTGGGTACACACCAAGGAGGGAAGCTCTAGACAG GAAGGCTTGAAGCGCAGTGGTTCTTTTACAAAGCTTCGTGAATCTTTGAGACGGAGCAGTGAAAAGCTGGTTAAGAAGTTAAAAGGGGCTGGAACACAAGAAACAGCGCCTCGCAATCCTGG AATGAAGAGGGCAAATTCCCTCAATGTGCTGAATGTAGGAATAAGGGGGAGTCAGGACACTGGAAGG AATCTCAACAGGCTGACAGACAGTCGTGCTCTCAGCTCCAGCACTCAGAGTTTAGCCCGCCGGAGTTCTTTAAGTGGAGAAGGTTAA
- the klc3 gene encoding kinesin light chain 3 isoform X1, which produces MLGTSRTGKFFQASWRTYRCSSGDFSCHTSVSAGLSLATAMLSAEEILSSTRQVIAGLEALRGENRTLLDNLQEKLLSRTTSDSNNLDEEKSGIILQSLDRIELGLGEAQMMMALSTHLGSLEAEKQKLRAQVRRLCQENQWLRDELAGAQLKLQEREQDVVTLEEQNKHLQFMSSIRKYDQDELVPEDKDSLSVKESLDDLFPTDEEEQTQISQPHRSAVTAAHQTGYEIPARLRTLHNLVIQYASQGRYEVAVPLCKQALEDLEKTSGHSHPDVATMLNILALVYRDQNKYKEAATLLNDALTIREETLGMDHPAVAATLNNLAVLYGKRGKYKEAEPLCKRALEIREKVLGKDHPDVAKQLNNLALLCQNQGKYQEVEDYYERALQIYQNQLGPDDANVAKTKNNLASCYLKQGKYRQAEALYKEILTRAHEKEFGSVEGDGRPAWVHTKEGSSRQEGLKRSGSFTKLRESLRRSSEKLVKKLKGAGTQETAPRNPGMKRANSLNVLNVGIRGSQDTGRNLNRLTDSRALSSSTQSLARRSSLSGEG; this is translated from the exons ATGCTGGGAACGAGTAGAACAG GTAAGTTTTTCCAAGCATCTTGGAGAACCTACCGCTGTTCTTCAGGAGACTTTAGTTGTCACACTTCTGTTTCTGCAG GGCTGAGTTTAGCCACAGCCATGTTGTCAGCAGAGGAGATCTTGAGCAGCACACGGCAGGTGATCGCAGGACTTGAGGCTCTGCGTGGGGAGAATCGCACGCTGCTGGACAACTTGCAGGAGAAGCTACTGAGCCGAACGACCAGTGATAGCAACAACCTAGATGAGGAGAAGAGTGGCATCATTTTACAGTCCCTGGACAGAATCGAACTGGGATTAGGGGAGGCACAG ATGATGATGGCTCTGTCGACACACCTGGGTTCTCTGGAGGCAGAGAAGCAGAAACTGCGTGCTCAGGTGAGGAGGCTGTGCCAGGAGAACCAGTGGCTGCGAGATGagctggctggagctcagctgAAGCTGCAGGAGCGTGAGCAGGATGTGGTAACGCTAGAGGAGCAGAACAAACACCTGCAGTTCATGAGCAGCATCCGCAAGTACGACCAAGACGAACTGGTGCCG GAGGATAAAGACAGTCTCTCAGTTAAGGAGTCCCTTGATGATCTCTTTCCCACTGACGAAGAAGAGCAAACACAAA TTTCTCAGCCACACCGCAGTGCTGTAACTGCAGCCCACCAAACAGGGTATGAGATCCCTGCCAGACTTAGAACCCTACACAACCTGGTGATTCAGTATGCCTCTCAGGGCCGCTATGAGGTAGCCGTGCCGCTTTGCAAACAGGCGCTAGAGGACCTGGAGAAAACCTCTGGGCACAGCCATCCAGATGTGGCCACTATGTTAAACATCTTGGCTCTTGTGTACAG GGACCAGAACAAATATAAAGAAGCTGCCACTCTGCTGAACGATGCATTGACAATACGTGAGGAGACACTTGGCATGGATCACCCAGCA gTTGCAGCTACTCTCAATAATCTGGCCGTGCTCTATGGCAAAAGAGGGAAGTATAAAGAAGCAGAGCCTCTGTGCAAGAGAGCACTGGAGATCAGGGAAAAG GTGCTGGGGAAAGATCACCCTGATGTAGCAAAGCAGCTCAATAATCTGGCTCTGCTATGCCAGAACCAGGGCAAGTACCAGGAGGTCGAGGACTACTACGAGAGAGCCCTGCAAATTTACCAGAATCAGCTGGGCCCAGATGATGCCAATGTTGCCAAAACCAAAAATAACCTG GCCTCATGCTACCTCAAGCAGGGGAAGTACAGACAAGCTGAAGCTCTGTATAAAGAGATCCTGACACGTGCTCATGAGAAGGAGTTTGGATCAGTGGAGG GAGACGGAAGACCAGCTTGGGTACACACCAAGGAGGGAAGCTCTAGACAG GAAGGCTTGAAGCGCAGTGGTTCTTTTACAAAGCTTCGTGAATCTTTGAGACGGAGCAGTGAAAAGCTGGTTAAGAAGTTAAAAGGGGCTGGAACACAAGAAACAGCGCCTCGCAATCCTGG AATGAAGAGGGCAAATTCCCTCAATGTGCTGAATGTAGGAATAAGGGGGAGTCAGGACACTGGAAGG AATCTCAACAGGCTGACAGACAGTCGTGCTCTCAGCTCCAGCACTCAGAGTTTAGCCCGCCGGAGTTCTTTAAGTGGAGAAGGTTAA
- the klc3 gene encoding kinesin light chain 3 isoform X3 produces MLSAEEILSSTRQVIAGLEALRGENRTLLDNLQEKLLSRTTSDSNNLDEEKSGIILQSLDRIELGLGEAQMMMALSTHLGSLEAEKQKLRAQVRRLCQENQWLRDELAGAQLKLQEREQDVVTLEEQNKHLQFMSSIRKYDQDELVPEDKDSLSVKESLDDLFPTDEEEQTQISQPHRSAVTAAHQTGYEIPARLRTLHNLVIQYASQGRYEVAVPLCKQALEDLEKTSGHSHPDVATMLNILALVYRDQNKYKEAATLLNDALTIREETLGMDHPAVAATLNNLAVLYGKRGKYKEAEPLCKRALEIREKVLGKDHPDVAKQLNNLALLCQNQGKYQEVEDYYERALQIYQNQLGPDDANVAKTKNNLASCYLKQGKYRQAEALYKEILTRAHEKEFGSVEGDGRPAWVHTKEGSSRQEGLKRSGSFTKLRESLRRSSEKLVKKLKGAGTQETAPRNPGMKRANSLNVLNVGIRGSQDTGRNLNRLTDSRALSSSTQSLARRSSLSGEG; encoded by the exons ATGTTGTCAGCAGAGGAGATCTTGAGCAGCACACGGCAGGTGATCGCAGGACTTGAGGCTCTGCGTGGGGAGAATCGCACGCTGCTGGACAACTTGCAGGAGAAGCTACTGAGCCGAACGACCAGTGATAGCAACAACCTAGATGAGGAGAAGAGTGGCATCATTTTACAGTCCCTGGACAGAATCGAACTGGGATTAGGGGAGGCACAG ATGATGATGGCTCTGTCGACACACCTGGGTTCTCTGGAGGCAGAGAAGCAGAAACTGCGTGCTCAGGTGAGGAGGCTGTGCCAGGAGAACCAGTGGCTGCGAGATGagctggctggagctcagctgAAGCTGCAGGAGCGTGAGCAGGATGTGGTAACGCTAGAGGAGCAGAACAAACACCTGCAGTTCATGAGCAGCATCCGCAAGTACGACCAAGACGAACTGGTGCCG GAGGATAAAGACAGTCTCTCAGTTAAGGAGTCCCTTGATGATCTCTTTCCCACTGACGAAGAAGAGCAAACACAAA TTTCTCAGCCACACCGCAGTGCTGTAACTGCAGCCCACCAAACAGGGTATGAGATCCCTGCCAGACTTAGAACCCTACACAACCTGGTGATTCAGTATGCCTCTCAGGGCCGCTATGAGGTAGCCGTGCCGCTTTGCAAACAGGCGCTAGAGGACCTGGAGAAAACCTCTGGGCACAGCCATCCAGATGTGGCCACTATGTTAAACATCTTGGCTCTTGTGTACAG GGACCAGAACAAATATAAAGAAGCTGCCACTCTGCTGAACGATGCATTGACAATACGTGAGGAGACACTTGGCATGGATCACCCAGCA gTTGCAGCTACTCTCAATAATCTGGCCGTGCTCTATGGCAAAAGAGGGAAGTATAAAGAAGCAGAGCCTCTGTGCAAGAGAGCACTGGAGATCAGGGAAAAG GTGCTGGGGAAAGATCACCCTGATGTAGCAAAGCAGCTCAATAATCTGGCTCTGCTATGCCAGAACCAGGGCAAGTACCAGGAGGTCGAGGACTACTACGAGAGAGCCCTGCAAATTTACCAGAATCAGCTGGGCCCAGATGATGCCAATGTTGCCAAAACCAAAAATAACCTG GCCTCATGCTACCTCAAGCAGGGGAAGTACAGACAAGCTGAAGCTCTGTATAAAGAGATCCTGACACGTGCTCATGAGAAGGAGTTTGGATCAGTGGAGG GAGACGGAAGACCAGCTTGGGTACACACCAAGGAGGGAAGCTCTAGACAG GAAGGCTTGAAGCGCAGTGGTTCTTTTACAAAGCTTCGTGAATCTTTGAGACGGAGCAGTGAAAAGCTGGTTAAGAAGTTAAAAGGGGCTGGAACACAAGAAACAGCGCCTCGCAATCCTGG AATGAAGAGGGCAAATTCCCTCAATGTGCTGAATGTAGGAATAAGGGGGAGTCAGGACACTGGAAGG AATCTCAACAGGCTGACAGACAGTCGTGCTCTCAGCTCCAGCACTCAGAGTTTAGCCCGCCGGAGTTCTTTAAGTGGAGAAGGTTAA
- the ercc2 gene encoding general transcription and DNA repair factor IIH helicase subunit XPD, with the protein MKLNIEGLLVYFPYDYIYPEQYSYMLELKRTLDAKGHGVLEMPSGTGKTISLLSLIVAYQKAYPLEVTKLIYCSRTVPEIEKVVEELRKLMEYYAKEAGKENHFLALALSSRKNLCIHPEVSSLRFGKEVDGKCHSLTASYIRAQRHSNPSQPVCRFYEEFDAVGRQVPIPPGIYNLDYLKDFGRRKGWCPYYLARYSLLHANIVVYSYHYLLDPKIADLVSKELAKKSVVVFDEAHNIDNVCIDSMSVNITRRTLDRSQANVDTLQNTIQRIKETDAAKLQEEYRRLVEGLKEANVARETDIYLSNPVLPDEILQEAVPGNIRTAEHFIGFMKRFLEYLKARLRIHHVVQESSPQFLKDIYEKVCIDRKPLRFCAERLRSLLRTLEIADIADFSAITLISHFATLVSTYSKGFTIIIEPFEDKTPTIANPVLHFSCMDPSIAIKPVFERFQSVVITSGTLSPLEIYPRILDFHPVTMASFTMTLARTCLCPLIVGRGNDQVALSSKFETREDFAVIRNYGNLLLEMSAIVPDGIVAFFTSYVYMENIVASWYEQGILENIQRNKLLFIETQDAAETSMALEKYQEACENGRGAILLSVARGKVSEGIDFVHHFGRAVIMFGVPYVYTQSRILKARLEYLRDQFQIRENDFLTFDAMRHAAQCVGRAIRGKTDYGLMIFADKRYARADKRGKLPRWIQEHITDGSLNLTIDETVQLAKHFLRQMAQPFRREDQLGLSLLTLEQLQSEEMLQKISQIAHQA; encoded by the exons ATGAA GTTGAACATCGAAGGGCTGTTAGTTTATTTCCCATATGACTACATCTACCCAGAACAGTACTCTTATATGCTGGAGCTCAAGAGGACACTGGATGCCAAG GGGCATGGCGTTCTGGAGATGCCCTCAGGGACCGGAAAAACAATTTCGCTTCTGTCTTTGATTGTTGCTTATCAGAAG GCCTACCCTCTCGAGGTAACCAAATTGATTTACTGCTCTCGAACTGTACCTGAGATAGAGAAG GTGGTAGAGGAGCTGAGAAAACTAATGGAGTACTATGCAAAGGAAGCGGGAAAGGAAAATCACTTTCTTGCTCTAGCACTTTCTTCAAGAAAGAATCTGTGCATTCATCCTGAG GTGAGCTCACTGCGCTTTGGAAAAGAGGTGGACGGAAAATGTCACAGTCTGACAGCATCATACATTCGTGCACAACGTCACAGTAATCCCAGCCAACCTGTCTGCCGCTTCTATGAG GAGTTTGATGCTGTGGGAAGGCAGGTGCCAATTCCTCCTGGCATTTACAACCTAGATTACCTTAAAGATTTTGGACGGAGGAAAGGCTGGTGCCCGTACTACCTAGCACGCTACTCG cTTCTTCATGCTAATATAGTGGTTTACAGTTACCATTACCTTCTGGACCCAAAAATCGCAGACCTGGTCTCAAAAGAACTTGCAAAGAAATCTGTTGTTGTCTTTGACGAAGCTCACAACATCG ACAATGTGTGCATTGACTCAATGAGCGTGAACATCACCAGGAGGACACTGGACCGCAGTCAGGCCAACGTGGACACACTTCAGAATACGATTCAAAG GATAAAGGAAACTGATGCTGCTAAACTACAAGAGGAGTACAGGAGATTAGTGGAGGGGCTAAAAGAAGCCAATGTTGCCAGAGAAACCGATATCTACTTGTCTAATCCAGTACTCCCAGATGAAATACTCCAAG AGGCCGTCCCAGGCAATATCCGTACAGCAGAGCATTTTATAGGCTTCATGAAGCGTTTCCTGGAGTACCTGAAGGCTCGGCTGCGTATCCATCACGTTGTGCAGGAGAGTTCTCCTCAGTTCCTTAAAGACATCTATGAGAAGGTGTGCATTGATCGCAAGCCCCTCAG ATTCTGTGCAGAGAGGCTACGCTCATTATTAAGAACTCTGGAGATTGCAGATATCGCTGACTTCTCTGCCATTACTCTGATCTCCCACTTTGCTACACTTGTTAGCACCTACAGCAAAG GCTTCACAATTATTATTGAACCCTTTGAAGACAAAACGCCCACGATCGCTAATCCCGTTCTGCACTTCAG CTGCATGGACCCCTCCATTGCTATAAAACCTGTGTTTGAGCGGTTCCAATCAGTCGTCATCACTTCAGGG ACTCTTTCTCCACTGGAAATCTATCCCCGAATCTTGGACTTCCACCCCGTTACCATGGCCTCCTTTACCATGACACTGGCACGTACCTGCCTTTGTCCTCTT ATTGTTGGGCGTGGCAATGATCAAGTGGCTTTGAGTTCCAAATTTGAGACCAGAGAAGATTTTG CTGTGATCCGGAACTATGGGAACCTGCTTCTGGAAATGTCTGCCATTGTACCTGATGGGATTGTAGCATTTTTCACcagctatgtttacatggaaaACATTGTAGCTTCATGGTATGAGCAG GGAATTCTGGAAAACATCCAGAGGAACAAGCTTCTTTTCATAGAGACACAAGATGCAGCAGAGACCAGCATGGCTCTAGAGAAGTACCAAGAG GCTTGTGAAAATGGCAGGGGGGCCATCCTGCTGTCTGTGGCCAGAGGTAAAGTGTCTGAAGGGATAGACTTTG TTCATCACTTTGGGCGAGCTGTGATCATGTTTGGAGTGCCTTATGTCTACACCCAGAGTCGAATACTTAAG GCTCGTCTGGAGTATCTGCGAGACCAATTTCAAATCCGTGAGAATGACTTCCTGACTTTCGATGCCATGCGACATGCGGCTCAGTGTGTAGGCAGAGCCATCCGAGGCAAGACCGACTATGGTCTCATGATCTTTGCTGACAAG CGTTACGCCAGAGCCGACAAGCGAGGTAAACTACCCCGCTGGATTCAGGAACACATCACAGATGGCAGCCTTAACCTGACCATTGATGAGACAGTGCAGCTTGCCAAGCACTTTCTGCGGCAGATGGCACAGCCATTTAGACGG GAGGATCAGTTGGGCCTGTCTCTACTGACCCTGGAACAGCTTCAATCAGAGGAAATGCTGCAGAAGATCTCTCAGATTGCTCACCAAGCCTAA
- the zgc:154093 gene encoding cdc42 effector protein 2 — protein MPAKTPMYLKTPTPRHGKKLKLRDVLSSDMISPPLGDLRHSAHVGPEGEGDMFGDVRFLQGKLDMLPALAHPSHSMNRHVDDMFEVRGLQHGYDPLHNSNHSSILKSTISMPAFIAPEQPPPKPPRLHLEESSKQQKNHHNQQQHSMSVCAEGVGHYMEPCHDFTLSASIPILRHLVPSAGSFSEASSDDSMSEGYVPPDPKRGLSLDSDAGLSNEDLRSEHSESPAFSPTMSRSESLAGLDLDLGPSILEDVLRIMDRYKSVKDRCEL, from the coding sequence ATGCCAGCCAAGACACCTATGTATTTAAAGACCCCCACACCAAGGCATGGCAAAAAGCTAAAACTGAGGGATGTTCTCTCTAGTGATATGATCAGCCCTCCTCTGGGGGACTTGCGCCACAGCGCCCATGTTGGACCAGAGGGGGAGGGTGACATGTTCGGAGATGTTCGTTTCCTACAAGGCAAATTGGACATGTTACCTGCCTTAGCACACCCATCACACAGCATGAACAGACATGTTGATGACATGTTTGAGGTAAGAGGACTACAGCATGGGTATGACCCCCTTCATAACTCAAATCACAGCTCCATTCTTAAAAGCACTATCTCAATGCCTGCGTTCATTGCCCCTGAGCAGCCACCTCCTAAACCTCCTCGTCTACACTTAGAGGAAAGTTCCAAGCAGCAAAAGAACCACCACAATCAGCAGCAACACtccatgtctgtgtgtgcagaagGGGTTGGACACTACATGGAGCCCTGCCATGACTTCACCCTATCTGCATCCATCCCCATCTTGAGACACctagtgccctctgctggctctTTCTCTGAGGCCTCTTCAGATGACTCCATGTCCGAGGGCTATGTTCCACCGGACCCTAAGCGAGGACTGAGCCTGGACTCTGATGCTGGCCTGAGCAATGAGGACCTTCGAAGTGAACATAGCGAGTCTCCCGCATTCTCTCCCACCATGTCACGCTCAGAGTCTCTCGCTGGCCTCGACCTGGATCTGGGACCATCCATTCTGGAGGATGTTCTCAGGATAATGGACCGTTACAAGAGTGTGAAAGACAGGTGTGAGCTGTGA